The following is a genomic window from Acipenser ruthenus chromosome 19, fAciRut3.2 maternal haplotype, whole genome shotgun sequence.
TGTTTGGTAGTTGCAGGCTGGCACTCAGTCAGCTTCAGTCCATCGCATCACGAGACCGCTCAATCCAGCATGGTTTGGTTGGCAGTGACGGTTTGAGAGGCACTCGGGATGGAGTTGCTGCAGAACTTGTTGTCCTGAATATTATGATGGGGAACAGTGGCGATCGCACAATCACAGTTAGAATGATAGATCGATAAGTTGCGATGGAAAGGCTCAGTGGTGGAGTATATTAGGCCAGGGGATGCAGCTTTTTATTTCAAAGTATCGTCAGATCCCCAGTTGTTGATTATTTCCAAGTTGTTCATTATGACACTCATATGTACTCCCCCCTCTTTCCCCAGTATGGTATCTTCCTACCTGGTGCACCATGGGTACTGTGCAACAGCCACTTCCTTCGCCAGAGCCACTGAGACCACGATTCAGGAGGAACAGACTTcaataaaaaacagacaaagtGAGTCTCCTGGCTGATAACTCGTTGTGTGTGAACTCTGGCTGCTGGGAAAGTCACTTTGGGACAGATCTACAAAGCTTttgctgcactttttttttttttttttctaaaagctaTAAATGGTAATTTTAATGGCTCCCATGTGTACATGAATTGTGCCAGTTATGTAGCACTAGCagcttttttaattaatttatttttgtgattttgcACTAAAAAAGCTTAGTCCTAAGAATTGCCTCCCCAGTATTGCACGGAACCCAACTGAACTGCTGTAGAGTTCACCTGGGGCCAAAGCTTAACAAGGGTTGATTATAGGTGGGGCTCACTTTATAGGCCAGCTATTAATGAGTTTGTAATCTGAAGCAGGAGCCAGGAGTATACACAGTACACAGTGCAGCTCTTCCTATTTATTTAGGTGTCTGGATTACAATATCTTATCTCACTATTCATTGGCATGAAGGTGTTTTAAGtattgttcattttattattattgttattattatatcatcagcatagctgatATGATCTCAGTTTGGCAGAGTGTTTGCAAAGTGTTCTTGTGATAAATGTTTTCGATTCTCTTTTCCTACCTTGTCCTGTGGAAGTGTGACACAGTATACAGTGATGACTGTggcagtgtgacagagagagcaCGCAGGATCAAGGCAGTGGTCTAACAGTGATGACTGTggcagtgtgacagagagagcaTGCAGGATCAAGGCAGTGGTGTAACAGTGATGACTGTggcagtgtgacagagagagcaCCCAGGATCAAGGCAGTGGTGTAACAGTGATGACTGTggcagtgtgacagagagagcaCGCAGGATCAAGGCAGTGGTGTAACAGTGATGACTGTggcagtgtgacagagagagcaCGCAGGATCAAGGCAGTGGTGTAACAGTGATGACTGTggcagtgtgacagagagagcaCGCAGGATCAAGGCAGTGGTGTAACAGTGATGACTGTggcagtgtgacagagagagcaCGCAGGATCAAGGCAGTGGGATAACAGTGATGACTGTGGCAGTGTGACAGAGAGCATGCAGGATCAAGGCAGTGGTGTAACAGTGATGACTGTggcagtgtgacagagagagcaCGCAGGATCAAGGCAGTGGTGTAACAGTGATGACTGTggcagtgtgacagagagagcaCGCAGGATCAAGGCAGTGGTGTAACAGTGATGACTGTGTCAGTGTGACAGAGAGCACGCAGGATCAAGGCAGTGGGATAACAGCACCTTTTCCCCCCCATTGTTTTCAGGAATACAGAAGTTAGTATTAGCAGGCCGAGTTGGAGAAGCCATTGAAGCAACGCAGCAGCTCTATCCAGGACTCCTGGAACACAACCCCAATTTGCTGTTCATGTTAAAGTAAGTGTGTTCCTGGAAAAGCAGCACAGGTATAATGAGTTCATAATGTTGGCGAGAAAAAGCatggttttttatttaattttatttttttttacctcatttgCACAAGCTCTCAGCATGGAAACTGCGAGCATGTGCTTTTTTAACACAGCAGAATCCTCTGCATTCAGTCATGCATCCATTCTATATGTAATCATAAGAGTATTATGGGATGGAACAAGGTTACCTGCATTAATATCATCCCATTGTCCCAGCCATTGACTACGGACCCATGTTCTAGAATTAGGACTCCGCACAGGGGAAATATTCCACTCAATAATGCAATGCTACGAATGCAGGCAGCAGGATTTCAAAGAACCTTTTAAACCATCTGCctgcttgttttaaaataccCTGCTGGGCTTGCTGCAATTATCAAATCAGACTGGCTTGGCATTctatttgaatgtatttgaatttttatttaatataaaaaaagaagccGAGAATTTGTCTAAAAAGTTTGGGGGTAACATTAGTGGGGGTTGAGGTCCTTGCTGACGCGAGTTCTACATCTCATAAGCTGCTGTTGTCTAATCACATGCTTGTCGGGTTTCGTGTTGCATTCAGGTGTTATGACGTGTGAATGAAGTTCTGGATGAATGATTCAAGTACACCTTCTTGGTGTCCTGTTCAATCTCATTTGGATTTGACTGCTGGCAGCGGCGCTCTCCTCTGTCTGAGCTGAGGATCTGCAAACCTGAACCCAGGCCAAAGGATCTGCTTCTCTATTTGGGgcttttttattgtgcacagCTGTAAAGCGCACCAGGCTGAAACGTCAGTCTGGTACAGTCAGCCTTTAATAGAGCACGCACATTTTGGAAGGTACCCCTAAAATGGTTCAAAAGGGTGCATTTAACACTCGTTTACCCTGCTGCATGCCACTGCAGTAGTGGCTTGTGTGTTATTTTGGGTTGCAAACGTGCAGCAAAAAAATATTCATGTGCACAGGGTGTGTCATTTTAGTGGCATATTTATATGGGAGATAATGGCATCTGCTTCAACAAGATCAAGGCTCCCAGTCACTGAAGGAAGGTCTTCCTTCAGGCAGTTTTTGATCAGACAGTGCCTCAGTGCTGGTTGTTGAGCGCTGATGTCGTTGTTCCTTCAACACAAAAAACCTGCTTTGCATGCTGTATAATGCAAGCACATTCATCACGCTCGCCCCCCATAGTCAAATGAGTGGTAGCTCTGCCACCTCTGAGCTCCCTTGTTTctccagtgatggaaataagactcccattgcacagcggtttgatccattcctggttttactctgtctaataagacacacctgcacTTCATACTAATACATTGGCTAATCAAACCtgtactaaaacctggaatgggttgaAACTGCCGtcggagtcttatttccatccctgaattccCCTGAGTTCTTGCTTTCACAGTGTCCGCTCTCTTCCTCTCTAGATGTCGGCAGTTTGTGGAGATGGTGAATGGCACGGACAGCGAGGTTCGCTGCTTCACCACTCGCTCCCCCAAATCCCAGGACAGCTACCCCGGGTCCCCCAGCATGAGCCCCCGGCACGGAGCCAGCAACCCCCACCTGCACGGGACAGGTACCAGCCCCTGGGCCAAATCACAGGCAGAACACGGGGCCGGCTGATTCACAAAACGCAGCTGGAGCTGGAGTTTAAACTTCCACTCCGTGTGTCCGCTTGTGAACCACATTCTAGAATATTGTGACAGTCTggaagctttgaaaaaaaaatctatggtaCCCTTctacaagtttaccatagtaaagcatagcaaagtgtaataaagcatgttaaaccataggtaagcactgtacaAAATAAGAGGTGTGGTAAATCCTGTTAATAAAcagggcaaactatggtaaatgcagagtagaatcaagggaaaagcatgggaaaactgttaaaaatatcgtggtaaacttttataagggtagcgATGATATTTTAAATGACCACAACCAAGCAGTAAATAATCAGTCCTTTTTTTTGACATTTGACATTTCAGTAGTGGAATGTATGAAAgcgcgtgtgtgtgcatgtttgtttgCACAGTATCAGATTACACATTAACGCTGCGCTTCTTGTTGTGTTTTGTGGTTGGCAGGAGCGGACAGCCCCACCTGCAGCAATGGAGTGTCGTCGGGGAAAAACAAACAGTCCCACAATAAATACCCCGGCctgagctcctcctcctcctcttcctcctcctcctccccttcctccGCCAACTACTCCGAGTCCAACTCCACAGACTCCACCAAGTCCCAGCAGCACAGCAGCACCAGCAACCAGGAGACCAGGTGAGGCTCCGAGCGCTGATACAGGCCAACCAGGGATGGAAAGAGGTGTGATCCATTCCCGGTTTTACTtggtgtttaataagacacacctgagcctgttacctatacactgtggctaatcaagtattaaaacctggaatgggtgacactgctatgcaatagaagtccgatttccatccctgcttccATTCCATTGCAGAAGTGTGACTGAGCCCCACTAGGGATCATGGGCTCAATGGCCctgttttccactgtgctgtaaggAAAGGCAGGACTTATTTCATTTAGTGAAGTCAAGAAAAGATGCTATACACCTGTGTCATATTTAACTTTTACTTCTTAAACTTAAATTTAAAATTGCATCACTGGGATGTCGAACTTAAAATAAAGGGTGAAGTGTAAAATCATTGTCCATTTGCCCTGCTGTGCAGTACAGATAGAAGCAGCTACAGTAAGCACAGATTAACTCTTTCCCTTTCAGTGACAGTGAGATGGAGATTGAGGCAGAGCACTACAGCAATGGAGTCCTGGAGAACTCCTCCACCAGAATAATGAACGGCACCTACAAACACGAAGAGATTCTGCAGGCCGACGACTCCAGCCTAGGCAATGGACTTGCAGGTAGGACAGTATTAGTCTGTGCAGCAGGTTGATGCTGTACTGTATAAAGGCAATGGACTTGCAGGTAGGACAGTATTAGTCTGTGCAGCAGGTTgatgctgtactgtatgtaggcAATGGGCTTGCAGGTAATACACACGTCATCTTTGAACCCCTGAACCCTCGGACTACGGGCAGCAGAAACAAGACcgccttttaaaaaatatgtatgtttgtGTTGCATGATTTTTGAGGTCACAattgatttttatatatttatattaatcaGATCTCAAAGCTTTGATGTGCACAAATGCCTTTGTAATTCTATGTTGAAATCCATGGTGCTCCCAGTATTGCATTGCAGGGCTGTCTCGCtcatcctctccccctctctcgctGCTGCAGAGGAGGGCTGCACCCCCAGGCTGCTCTGCGGAGGGAACCAGGCTGCCACAGAGAGAATGATCCAGTTTGGCAGAGAGCTGCAGGGCCTGAACGAGCAGCTGTGTAGAGAGTACGGCAAGAACGCGACGCACAAACAGATGCTGCAGGTGCGAGACCCCgcctctcactctctctgccaCAGTGAAAGCTTAGCCATTGTACTGACACCTTAACGCACCCGTCTCTTCCCATGTTTCGTCTTTCAGGATGCGTTTAGCTTGTTAGCCTACTCCGATCCCTGGAACTGCCCAGTGGGACAGCAGCTTGACCCCATGCAGAGGGAATCTGTTTGTGCCACTCTCAATAGTGCTATTCTAGGTAAGAACAGAACTACCTGTCCTGATCAAACACCATGGTACATTTCATATTTCTGTGCAGTTAAGGCAAGTCAAGGGACCAACAAAATGTGGTCCTAATAAGGGGGTGGTCTTACTACTGAAGGGACAGAGAATTTCTTGTCAAAAAATTAATATTATAGGAAACTGTTCTAATTtgctgatttattatttattttttttagttcaacCTCTAGCATGCTGGTATTGAGACATGGCCTTTTTACTGCATTAATAGCAAGTCTTTACTGAATTGAatttgtattgttctgtattacagggactcccattgcatagcagttccattcctggttttactttgaatttaacaagacacatctgagcttgttacctacacactgtgactaatcaagctcgttgtaaaaccaggaaagggtgtaactgctatgcaaaaggagtcttatttccatcccctgtGTTAAATGAAGCGAGTGTCAGATCTGTCCTGGGTTCATCTGGTTTACTCTCCCCCCACCGTCGTGTCTCCCGTAGAGTCTCAGAACTTGCCAAAGCAGCCCCCGCTGATGCTCGCCCTGGGCCAGGCCACGGAGTGCCTGCAGCTGATGGCCCGTGTCCGCTCCGGATCCTGCTCCTTCGCCAGAGTCGACAGCTTTTTGCACTAGCCAAGGCTGAGGTGGGCCAGCGTGCGTGTGTGAGGAGTGGGCTTCCCTGTAGAGGGAGGCCCACAAAACCCCGGCTTCATTTTGCTATTCGCTTGTTTCACTCAGCCAGTccgtttttgttaaatgtttcgtTTAAACATCCTTCCAGTCCCCTTTTTCATTACTGCCTTtacactgtttgttttcattttatctgCGTTTGCTGCCACCTCCTGTACATAGCCGGTATTGCAGCCTCTCTGCAGGTCATATACTCCTGGCAAACAGTAAGGCTGTTGTGTAACTGAAGCTGCTCACTAGTGCCACCTACTAGCAGAGCCAGGACTGGTAATACCCCAGTGTCACGTACGGCCTTCCAATTCAGCACTGTAAGATGGACTagatttgtgtgtgtttgcattgttcAGAAGTGTAAGGATGTCATGAAACAGTGACTGTGATTAATACCATAAAGCAGTGATATTTTTTGCAGGACTGGCTTCACAGGCCTGTTCACATGTGTGTTGTCTGGGTCACTTGGATTCAGTGTGGTTTTTTGTGCACTCTCCCATCCAGGGTTGGTGTGGCTCACACTGAATCTTACCCATATATACGGGTGCAGTTTTGAGACAGGCCTGGTCTTGTGTTGGCTGCAGACCAAAACTAGTCCATACAGGGTTAAACTTTCCCTGTAATCCTTACCTTGTGCAATGTGAAGAAGTTGTTTTGCAACTGAGGCATTGCAGAAAGGGCTTGCATCGCTGTGAATGCTCAGGCATgtctgttttataacactgctCCTGATGACACATACCTATGTACACATGCACACTATCCCTGGTGCATCAGCTCACTTTcctcataactttttttttttttttctttaggcaATGTACAGGACAGCTAACAAGAGGACTTGCAAGTGCTGACCGTGCAGTTGGAGTTGGAGGAGAGCATGAGTTTGGTTTTGTGTGCTGTATTCCCATTGGTTGGGACAtttggaagagagagagagggggatggaaagaaaagaaaaagacataCAAGACGAGgcttcttttttaatttagtattatCAAATACAAAAACGTGTGACACTATTTAAAGATAATTCATTATTATTCTGTTTATCTAGTCATTTCgagtttttattttgtgtcttttttgttgtGCTCATCTTAGACATTTAGTTCCGAAACAGCCCTGGTTAACATTTTAACTTcttaatacacacacatactgtatttttttaaaaattgaagaCGCCAtggaatttaagacgcagcccaaatttcccaccctcaatttgaggaaaaaataaaacatcaaataaatctgcatttacaaagatacaacctcaattacacatGGAGGAAGTTTGtggccgtctgctatcacacagagcattacagtgatGTGCTGCTTCTCGTTTCctgtcgtgattactcacaccttcTCCGTtagtgaactgtggtattgcttggcatgtcgaataatacaggggtctgatcagcatttccgatctgtttactcgaatttaagacgcaggatatttgacaagaaaaaaaaggtttaaaaagtatgtcttaaattcgaaggaatacggtttCTGTATCTGTAATCTAAGCATACATTGTAATGAAACCCAAGCACATACTTTTGTTGCTCAGAACTCAGGTATGTAATACATGTCATTTTAGCATAGAATGTGGGAAAGAAAAATATTTACTTTTACCAGCATTGATTTCTAGACTCCATGCTTTAGTatgattttaattttgttatatTTTCTAACCTTGAGATTGTGGGGGGGATAACCTCTGTGTGGAGGTTTCTTCAAATTCTGTTCACTGGTTAAAAGTCAAGCTTGTGTGAAACGTGCATGCCACAAGCCTGCTTGCTGGATCATCTGTTTGTGCAGCGGGGGAGAAGAAGCTAAACTACAGAGGTTTCTGATGAAGTCCCCTGGCCAACTTGGATCTTATTTGAACTTGTTAAAATCTGTGAAATCACTTTCGATTAGGCTTAGTATTCAGTGCTGCTCAGGACAGTAGCGTGTACGCTGTAGGTATTTCAACACCGTCTGCAGCACAGTACGTGGTGGTCCACGTGGTTGGTGGATAATCTATTGCAAATCATGTAACTGAGTGATTTTGTTATCAGTAATGATAATTACATTCCAAGAATAGACGCTTACGAGGGGTTATTTTTACAACCCAGAACATGTCCCGATCTGGCAGAGAATGCCATAGCATTGTGAGGGGAGGGGGCCCTGTGCCATCTCATAGAGGCAGGCTGTAAATACCCATTAGACTGTGCAGAAACATCAGCTTTGATAGAACCCAGGTCCTGGTCAACCACCTACAACCCCCGACCACTGCTGCATAACAGGCACAGGGCCTCTTTGGAGATGTAAGGGCTCGCTGCCACCTGTATACTTTCCTTCACTGGCCCTCTTTTGGGTAGCAGCATGTCTGTAGGAAGGCCTCTCTTGTATAAATAGTCTCacttcctctcccctcctccccaagCATGGGGACAGTGTCCCTTTTGGAAAGCAAACTCAAAGGACAGCCCTGTCTTAGCGTGCCTGCCTCCCACCAATGCTAGCACAAGGGCAGCATTCGAAAACGTTCACTTACCGTACCTCACCATGTGTAGAATGTGTCTGAAAGTATTGTGAACGCGGTCCGCTCGTGTCAATGCATTTGTTACGTGTTCATGATGTTTCACACCGAACGGTCTGGAATGTGATGACTGAACTGGACAtcttctctcccccccccccttactcTTACTGATTTCAGCGGGACAATGCCACCCCCAGGATCAGGCCAAGCAATGGGGCTAAGGGGAGCATGAAGCTGCTTCAGACCCACTTCTCCCACAGAATGTTGATAACCATTTATGATGGCTGGTGTCAGTGTTAAAAAGGGGAGCTGTGCAAAAATGACTCTTACTGTTTTCTTCTTCAGCATTTCTCgtttgtacccccccccccaaaaaatacttGATGTAAAAATGTCTAACATGTCTTTTAATTTAGGGTAATTCAGAACCTAAAAGGTAACACTGCCTGTTTTATTATGTGGTTATATACAGAGTTCACTAACAGTGACACGCTTTTAATCATTTGTGTTCTTGGTATTTAAAAGGTTGCCGTGTCTGAGAAGTGCATTTTAATGTCCTCGTTAACCGAGTAATGACCCGTGATTCTGATTGTTCGGGGAAAAGTATTATTTCAGTTTATTATGTAACCCTAACCTTGTTCTTCTTTTTATTCTGAGTTCTCACTGGGAGAAACTCGTCTAATTAGTTCCTCTTATTCCTGTTTGCCTGGTCAGTATAGGCTCCAGATGTCGATAGAATGCAGATTGTGTTGCACTGAACACTGTCCAGGGGATTGGAAGTGGGGGTAGCAGGTGCAGCAGTGCCCATGGCTGTGTACAGAGCCAGTGCCCCTCTTTTTATTGAGTACAGTTGCATCCGTTTGGGTTCTGAGTACCCCACAGACTAACACCAAGAACTGTGATATCTTAATCCTGATCTCTATCGGTCCGAACTCAAATTCTGCAATTTCGCGTTTGTCTTTGATCTGAATTTGTCTGGATAAAATTAAAATAACGCGCACCCCAAAGGAATTCTCCAAAGGGCTGAAGGATTGGATTGGAACGATGAATCATTAAAGCAAGCTGtgcacaatgttttattttttattgatttgtttttttgatCTTAGTATTTGTGAAATAAGTTACCCTCTACTAGCATGAACCTttgaaaaatctttaaaaaaaataataaaaaaatcaaatacctATGTACTAGAAATatggtaaagaaaaaaatattgtattctgttGTATTTTGacagaattatttttattaaaatacacatcCATGTGCAAATCATGCTGTGTCCTGCCTGTTTATTTTATCTGCTAACCTTTGACACAGCTGACGTTTCTGGGTTATTCAAAAGTTTTATGATGTTTAATAAGTCACACCTGAGCTTGGTACCTATTCGCTACAGCTAATAAAATGGGGCGATCATTTTCAAAatgatgtgtgtgtatgtgtgctgtAGCCATGGGCCGTGTGGAGCTTTAGGATAAATGCATAGTTTACAGATCAGCAAGTGAACCTCTGCTGTACATTCAATCTAAAGCACCTGTGTGACGGATCACCAGCAGGATCACACACAGGCGAGTCATGTTTGCTTGAGCTTCCATATTCAAATAATCAAATAAGGCATGTATATCCACCCTTTTGCTGGGATTTCCAAAACCCACATGCAAATACAGATTTGAAGAAGCTCCTGTATCTTCAAAAACACCTGTTGATTTTACTAAACATAATGGTTAAAAAAGACATGCCAGTAATGAATGGCCAGCACTAAATGCAATGTATCCTGGAATATAGCGTGCATGTTATATTTGGTAAGtaatatttaatataatagtATTTAATAGGGATATTTCACACATTTTTGTAGATACTCTATTTTTTTCCCCATATGTTTAATGTGGTCAGTGTGTTATAGGAAACGTATCAATTCAGTCAGATCCTGGTACTGCCTATATTTATAAGTGTATCAATATTGTTTTCTGATTGGCTCATTAAAATACTCTATCAAATACTAAACGAGTTGCTGTTCCTTTAAGGAATGACAGCTCCGTGCAGATATGGGTGTGTAGCTGCAGCAGCGTACCGAGCAGCCGCAGTGTGATCGAATGTGGTTCAATGCGGGGCCGGTCGGGTTGAGCTGTAGGACAGAGATAACACAGCGCAGGACCCTCTGAGAGCATCATCGGGCAAGCGGGAGGGGGACTGATATTCGTGAGCGGCGGAGGAAATATGCGCTCGCTTCTGGTGTTTTGCTGATCAGAGAATAACGACGGTCGTGGCAAAGCAGGATGTGCGTAAATAAATTAAGAAGTTGAACGGGC
Proteins encoded in this region:
- the LOC117424551 gene encoding ran-binding protein 10-like, whose product is MAELGAGILHGGDLAFNYQERELNERLKRLYPAVNEEETPLPRSWSPKDKYSYIGLSQNNLRVHYKGHGKNHKDAASVRATHPIPAACGIYYFEVKIVSKGRDGYMGIGLSAQGVNMNRLPGWDKHSYGYHGDDGHSFCSSGTGQPYGPTFTTGDVIGCCVNLINNTCFYTKNGHSLGIAFTDLPPNLYPTVGLQTPGEIVDANFGQQPFVFDIEDYMSEWRAKIQGIIERFPIAERLGEWQSVLQNMVSSYLVHHGYCATATSFARATETTIQEEQTSIKNRQRIQKLVLAGRVGEAIEATQQLYPGLLEHNPNLLFMLKCRQFVEMVNGTDSEVRCFTTRSPKSQDSYPGSPSMSPRHGASNPHLHGTGADSPTCSNGVSSGKNKQSHNKYPGLSSSSSSSSSSSPSSANYSESNSTDSTKSQQHSSTSNQETSDSEMEIEAEHYSNGVLENSSTRIMNGTYKHEEILQADDSSLGNGLAEEGCTPRLLCGGNQAATERMIQFGRELQGLNEQLCREYGKNATHKQMLQDAFSLLAYSDPWNCPVGQQLDPMQRESVCATLNSAILESQNLPKQPPLMLALGQATECLQLMARVRSGSCSFARVDSFLH